CAATTCCGCGCAAGCCATAAAAAAGATACGCCAACGTTGCCACCAAGCATCGGCATCCTGTGTATATACCTGCTCGAAAAGTGGTTTGAGTTGTTCAGCGTTACGATCCATGTTTTCAAGCCAGGCATTTGCTGTTTTTTCGTAGTGTGTGCCTGACCACTGCCAATGCTGTGATAACTCCAGATGTGTTTGAAAATGCAAAAATGTAGACGTTGCTGGCATTAATCCCCCCGTAAAGAAGTAGCGTGACATCCAGTCATATTCACTTTTTATTTCAAATGGATAATGTAAGAAGCGATGGCAAAAAATATGACACCATAACAATCCATTGGGTTTGAGCCATAATTGAATTTTCTGAAATAATTTTTCATAGTTTCTAACATGCTCAAACATTTCTACAGAAACAACACGATCAAACGAGTTTTCTTTTAATTCGAGAATATTTACATCACAAGTAATCACCTTAATATTTTCCAGACCACGTTTTTCCGCTTCAGCTAAAATATGTTGGCGTTGCGTTGCGGAGTTAGAAACAGCAGTAATCTTGGCGTTCGGATAATGCTCTGCCATCCATAAGGTAAAAGATCCCCAACCACAGCCCAGTTCCAAAATATTCTGACCATCATGTAGTTGCGCCCGCTCACAGTATATTTGCAGTGTTAGTTCTTCTGCCTCATTTAATTGGGTTATATCGTCAGCAAAAAAGCAGGCACTGTATTTTAATCGTTTGCCTAAAACGGCCTGAAAGAAAGCGGTTGGCAATTCATAATGCTGCTCATTGGCTTTGTCAGTTTCAATCGCAATTTCACTCTGCTTCAACATATTGAGTACATCCATATAGCGTTGAGCACCCTGTTCGGGATCATAGCGACCTTCCTGAATCAAACGCTTTTTACTTAACGCTCGAATCGCCGCCCGAATTGCTTGATCGGGTACTAAACCGCTCTCAACGAGTTTCAAAGATTGCTGAATAATAAAGTCCATACACACACCTACTGTTTGGGTTTCCATGGAATAAACATCGAAGTTCGTTTTTGATAATCGAGATAATTTTGACCTCGATTTTTTAATGCCTGTTGTTCACTAAACGGAATTCCCGTGATGTAATACAAAAAGAACCACATCAAAACAGGATAAATCCAGAGGCTATATAGTCCTGCTGCCAACCCGATTACTGGATAGGCAAACCAATGGATCCATTCAAAAAAATAGTTTGGATGACGTGAATATTTCCATAGTCCCCGATCCATGGTCTTTCCATGATTCTGTGGATTTTGCTTAAAGCGGTATAATTGCTGATCCGCAACTACTTCACCCATAAATGCAATTACCATAATCATGCCTGCAATCATGAGAAGACCATTACTTTGGTTATTCCAAACCGTACTTGGCACATTTAACAGGCTCCACATGGGAATACTGAATAAAATTGCTAAACCAGCCTGAAACATAAAAAAACTAAAAAACCAAGATGTTGATATTTTCCCATCGCTAAACGCATGTTGGCATAGCGACGATCTTCTTCGTGCTCGGCCACATAACGGCGAAATAAATGCACACTCAATCGTAAAAACCAGATAGAACTCAGAATGGCTATAAACCATCTGACATTATCCGGCGCGACATCTACACACCAAGCAGTAATGACAATATTCAGAAAAATACAAAAACTCCATGCCACATCAACAATGCCTGCACGGCGGTTATATGTTGTCCATAACCAGCAAACTGTCATCACGACAACATCAAGTACAAACAATTGCCACAACATGACTGTCTCCTTGATGTATCAAATAACTTTATGGTGAATAAGGGCTTGCTTCGAATAAAAGCTGTACATTACTAATCACACCTTCTTTAAAGCCACCTTCGCAGTAGCAAAGATAGAAATCCCACATTCGAATAAATTGTTCATCAAAACCCAATGCCAATACTTCTGCCTTGGCATTTAAAAAACGTTCACGCCATTGATGAAGCGTTTCGGCATAGCTAAGCCCAATATCTTCAAGATGTTTTAAACGCAGCTTCTGTTCAGATGCGGCTTGAGTCAGCACACTAATACATGGAATAAAGCTACCCGGAAAAATATAGCGCTTGATATAATCCACTGTACTTAATGCTTTTTTATAGCGTGCATCTTCAATCGTAATGGCCTGAATCAATCCCAAACCATTTGGCTTGAGTAAGGATCTACATTGATTAAAGTAAGTTGATAAATATTGTTCTCCCACAGCTTCGATCATTTCGATGGAAACCAGTTTGTCGAATTTCCCTTCCAATAAACGGTAATCTTTGAGTTCAACCTGTACACGATGGCTTAGGCCTGCCGCCGCAATACGTTTATTTGCTTCATCATATTGAGCTTGTGAAATCGTAATTGTGGTCACTTTACAGCCATAATGCTGGGCTGCATAAATCGCAAAACCACCCCAGCCGCTTCCGATTTCAACGACATGGTCCATGGGTTTCAACTGTAATTTTTCACAGATCAATTCTTTTTTATAATCAGATGCTTGCTCTAATGTCATGTGTGTTTGCTTATACACTGCACTAGAATACATCATGGAAGAGTCAAGAAAGAGTTTGAAAAAATCATTGCTAAGATCATAATGCTCTGCAATGTTTTTACGGCTGCCTGATAATGAATTTTTACGTGTTTTATACCACGCTTTTAAAATCAGTTGGCTTGCTTGGGAAAGTATATTTTGATTGATTTGATCGAGAACATGGCGATTTCTAGCCAAAATTTGGATCAATTCAACCAGATTGTTACTACTCCAATATCCGTGAATATAACCTTCTGCAGCCCCAAGCACACCATTTTTAAAAATCAGGTTCATCAGGGCTTTATCATGTACGTCTATCGTTACTTCTAAATCAGAAATTTCACCGACCGTACCATTCCATTCACCACGGAAATGGATTTGACCATGACGAAGTTTGAGCAAGCTCCGTAAAACCAATGGCAGTGAATCATTTTCACCGAAAATAAGCGTTTTTATCATCTTGTTTTAAATCCTTATCTTTTTTAGGGTGCCGATAAAATGGAACTTTCTTTCGCCATAAATAAAACGCTTGTACATATATCGAAGCGAGCATTTTGAAAGGTTCAAAAACATAATGAACAGCATAACGATCAAGCTGTGAAGGAACTGTGATATTTTCCAATTCAAAAAGCATCGTTGCATCAAAAATTAATTTTTGTGTTTGATAAAGCTGCATATGAATCACGTTTTGAATATCAGAAAAGTTAAAGCGCCATTTGTACTGAATATCCATCGGCATAAATGGAGAAACATGAAAACTTTTTTGAAATTCGAACTCTGCACCATGATAGCCAGAATGCGCTTCTAACCTCTCACGACAATCATGCACATAAACTTTACGTTCTTTCCAAGGGGTGTTGGTGATCTCTGTCAAGATAAAAACAAGCTGTTGCTGAGCATTAAAAATGAAATAAAACACCACAGAATTAAAACTGAAACCAAGCATTCTTGGTAAAGCCAAGACACGAATTGCTGATTGTATCGGTAAGACCACATCTACTTGTTGCAATAAGATTTTTTTTATTCTTTGCCTTAAATTCCCAGTATAGCCCTTCAAAAAATCATTTTCGTCTAGCTTTAAAATATTCCAGTGTGCTGTTGAACACAACCATGAATGACGGAGTTTCTTTGTGATCTGATCTGGATCAAAATATAAATAGCTTAAGGTTGCTTCAAATTGATGAGCCTTGGGGATAAATCGACGATGTCTAATTTTAGCTTTTGCGATAGCAAGTGGAGTTTGCAACATATTCAACGCCCCTATTCATCAGCCATAGTCATTAAATGTTCTACTACACGTTCGGCACTCCTTGCCCCATCTTCGTGAAATCCCCACCCCCAATACGCCCCACAAAATGAACTGCAATGTTTACCATTTAATTCATGCCAACGGGATTGGGCCTCAAGCGCATTTTTATTAAATACGGGATGTCGATAATGTCTTTCAATATAAATCTTATCTTTGGCTATCGGTGTATTGGGATTAAGTGTAGAAAAAACTTGTGTTTTACAGTTCAAGTTTTGCAAGCTGTTCATCCAGTAAGTAAAGCCAAAATGAACATTTTCAGCCAAGGTCTGTTGTTCAGTTTGAGGCTGAGGAGTCACATGAACATGCCAGCTCGCCCACTGTGATCGGGATTTCGGCATAATTGCTGTATCACTATGTACCACCATACGATTATCTTGATAATCAAAACAACCTAAGATTTCACGCTCTGTCTCGGAAGGCTCACTCAAAAGTTTTAATGTATCATCGGCATGACTTGCAAAAATGACCCAATCAAATTGCTCTTCTGCCTGTGCTGTTACAATAGAAATATGATCATGACTTCTGATCACTTGCTTTACTTGGTTTTTTTTCCAGACAATTGTTGGACAGTGGCGCTGAATTGCGTAGATGTAGGATATTGAACCACCTTTAACTGTTTGCCACTGCGGTCGATCTTTTAATTGCAACATACGATGGTGCTGAAAAAAACTGATCACAAACTTGTAGGGAATATTCCCCACTTGATCAACAGGACTTGACCAAAGCGCACCACACATTGGATAGAGGTGCTCGTCTCTAAATACTTGTGAATACCCATGAAGATTTAAATACTGGTCAATGGTTAATTCAGGATTACTTTCTTCGACAGAAATATCTTTATTTTCTTTATAAAAACGAAGTAAATCTGACAGCATCAATCTAAATTTCTTATTTAAAAAGTTTTGTGGTCTAACCAATAAGGACCATTTTTTTGAAGGATTATATTGAAGTCCTGTCACTTGGTTATTCACGGAAAAACTCATGTCACTGCTTTGCGCCTGCACCCCTAACTCGGCAATCATGGCACTAAAGAGAGGATAGTTATACGCATTGAAAACAATAAAACCGCTGTCTATGCTTAGGTTCTTTTGATCAATCCTAAACTCATGGGTATCTGTATGCCCACCAAAATAATTTTCTTTTTCAAAAATAGTAACATTATGCTTTTTTGAGAGTTTCCAAGCTGCATACATTCCAGAGATACCAGAGCCAACGATTGCAATGTTCATGAAGACTCCTTCGTTTGAATTTTGATTACGTTGATTTTAAGATTTTGTTTTTGGTTTTTATAAGCAGCATAAATACGTTGTGGCACAGGTTTTATTGCCCAAATCAAGCCCAACCAAGACATTGCTTTTAACACATAATAGGTGATATCGATTTGCCACCAGAAAAATCCTTGTCGAGTACTACCTGCATAATAATGATGATTGTTATGCCATCCCTCACCTAGCGTTATAATTGATAGAAGAAGATTGTTACGACTACTATCTGGAGTATCAAAATCTCTGCTGCCATATAAATGGGCAAGTGAGTTAATACATAAAGTCGCATGAATCAATAACACAGTTGAAATAACAAATCCCCAGACCAATAATTGCAGTCCAGAAGTGCCTAAATTCGGATGAGCAACAGCGAGCCACTCGCCCAATAGATAGATAGCAAAAGCGGTCATTAAAACAATGGGTAAGCTAAAGCGATCTAACCAAATGATTTCAGGAAACTTTAACCAGTCCTTGATGAGATTTTTGCGCGTCGAAAAATTCTGTGCATTTAAAAACCATCCAATATGGCTGTACCAAAAACCATGTATAGATGAATGAGGATCTTGCTCAGTGTCGGTAAAGCGATGATGATTTCTATGATGTGCTGCCCACCAAAGTGGACCGCGTTGTGCACTCATTGTTCCTAAAAGCAGGAATATAAATTGTATAGGACGTGAGGTTTGAAATGTTTTATGGGATAAATAACGATGAAAAAAAGCAGTAATTGCAAACATTCTGATCACATAAAATATGACCATAAAAATAATCGCAAACCATGAAACTCCTACCCAAAAAACAGCCAAACAAGCAAGGTGCAATAAGATAAATGGAATAATTCTCAACCATTGGATTTGAGTATCTTTGGTACTTTTAGGGCCATCAACTGGATTTGATCCAAGCCTATCTGTATTTGACCAACTATCTATCCATCCCAGAAAAAATTTAAGCATTGATTCTTCCCGACCTACCTATTTTTATAATTTTCATTTTAGAGAGCTGGATATGAAATTTATGTGAACCCCATAACACGAACTTAAATTTTAATTCAAAACTATTAAAAAACAAAAATTTATAGTTAATTTTAATTAATATTTAATATAGTTCAGTCGTCCCCTTAAAGATTTCACCTGAATAGTTTTATGGATAAAATTTTGCATCAATAGGCGTTTTGAGATAGACATACAATCTTAGAGAAGGATGATATATCTTTTAGTGATCCAACTAAAAATTTAAGTACTTGAATGAACCATGTTTTAAACACGATCGTATCAAAAACGCCTCAATCAATGCTAGATGTTAATTACCCGATTCTACACACACAATCTATAGATTTCGCACGTCTAATATGTAAATGTTATTGCAAATTTAGTTGAACTAAAAAATTAAACCTGCCCAACGATTTCCATTTATTTTTTCTGTGGCGTGCGAACCAGCTTAGACACATCATATCCATAATCCCGTGCAGTTTGCACATACGATTGATACGTTGCCGCATCCAGATTCGGATCTCTTGATAATATCCACAGGTACTTATGAGATGGGCCTCCGACCAATGCGACACGGTAATTAGAATCAACTCTTAGAACCCAGTAATCTCCTTTGGTGAACGGAATCCATCGTAATCCAGAAGGCAAGAAGCTAACTTTTAGCATACTATTCCCTGCATTTTGTGGATAAGCAACACCTTCAGAACGGATCGTTTCACCTGCTTTGGTACGGCAACTGTTAATGACCGCAATAGTTTGATCAGCGTTGATTGAATAGTTGGCTGTAGTATTACTCACACATTTTCGCTGAAAATACATTGGGAAATGTGCTATTTCATACCACTTACCGACATACTTATTTACTTCAATCTTATCTACTGCTCTAAGAGTCTGGGGTTCTGCATGCGATGCAAAAGAACCAAGAAAACCGAAAGAAGCGATCAAAGCAGGAAAAATCACTGTTGGCTTGCCAAGCTGCATAAATAACCTCTTTACGTTTATCATTTTTTTTAGCTTAATAGATACCGATGTGAATAAAATGTGAAAATTAAATTTTTATACATCACAGACCAAAATATAGATACTTTCTACTTTATTGAATTCATGAAAATTATATAGACAGGGGTGGTTTTGCTTTTTTGGATTCTATTTTCGCCCCACGAGCACAATCAAAATCACACTTCAAACCCATTCTTTTTCTCTGACCTAAAAGCTGACAATGTCTTAACTACACTCGGCAGCTGATCTAAAACTTTCTGATATCTCAATACAGCTTTGCTCTTTTCATTTATACATAGGGATTTCACAAGGGCTATGATTATGAACATGACATTCAGGTGAGATCAGTTCGACCAGGTCAAGAGTATCCTGTTTTGTTAAATTTGATTGTTACAGGCGTTGCAATTTACTCGATATTCACCCACACTATTTTATATATTTTTCAATGGCTTAAATTTTAACTCAATAACATAAGAGGATATATGTATCCTCTTGTCTTGTTTAAATTACACTATATAAAATTTAATACGCTATACGGCTACAGTCGTTTTATGGTGTAGTCTTGCTTCCGCAACTTCTAAATCAGGCACCTCAATAGAGGGTAATATAGAATCTTGTTCAACTTGTTTATTGATACTCAAGTCTCGATTGGCCTGTTCTGATTTAGCTTTGACCTTTTGCTCACGTAATCCTTTCGCTGGTGCCCATTGCAAAATTGGTAACGCTCGAGCAACGGCAAGCAAAATACGGTCATTCAAGGCTTCACTCTTGACTGTATATTCAGGCGTAAAGTCTCGGTCTGTTGCATAAACACCGATAGGCAAAGTCTGTGCCTGAAAAAAGCTGAACAAAGGACGAAGTTGGTGCTCAAGTACCAAAGCATGTCGGTCACTCCCACCTGATGCTGCCAGTAATACGGGGACATCCACTAAAGCGGTCTGCTCAACAAAATCAAATAAATGTTTAAACAACCCCGTAAAAGAAGCACGATATACTGGTGTGCCCACAATTAAGGCATCAGCGGCTTCAATAGCAGCCAAATCATCCTGTACTTGCTTGGGTAATTGACTCCGATAAATTGCACCACCCAATAAAGGACCAATCTCACTGAGTTTTACAAATCTCACATTTATTTCTATTGCTTGCGCTAATTCATCCAAGATCGTTTGAATCAAACTTTCAGTTTTTGAGGGGCTGTTAAGCCCACCTGAAACCGCGACAATGTTAAGTGGTTTATCATTTGAATATGACATGACTTGGCCTTTAGAAAAATTAATATTTTGACTTATATAGAACAAACCAAGACTTCTAGTTAAAGTCTTGGTTGAATAGGATTGAGAATGATTCTAGGCAATACGATACTTTGATTCTTCTGGTATACGCTGTAATGCCTGACGTTGGTTTTTAAAATGTGGCAGAACATGTTCACCTAAGCGATAAGCTTCTTCTAAATGCGGATAACCGGCAAGGAAGAACAAGTCGATTCCAATACTGTTATATTCCTTAATGCGTTCAACAATCTGTTGGTAGCTACCCACCAAAGCAACACCTGGAGGGATACCAATGTAGCCAAAGCCAGACCAAACATTGGGATGAATGAAGAAATCATTCACATTTTTGCTGCCATCTTTATCCGCATATTCTTTTTCAAAACTGAGTACCCGCGCTGATCTGAGTCCTGCATGGGCAGCTGAAGCATGCAAACGTTGCTTCTCTGCTGCTTCATCTAAATAGCGTTGCGCCTCAGATAAAGCTTCCTGTTCTGTACGGCGAGCAATTGTATCAATGGATAGACCAAACTTGATGTTGTCTCGACCATACTTCGCAGCACGTTGACGTACATCCGCAATCAATGCAGCAATCTCACTTGGTTTTTCAGCACGCATTAAATAATAATCTGCGTGCTTTGCGCCAAACTCACGTGCGGCTTCAGAAGAACCTGCAGTACAAATAATCGGTAACTCAGCCTTGTTGAGCGGATATTTCAGTCCTCCACCCTCAGCAGAATAATATTTGCCTTGATAATGGAATGATTCATTGTGCCAATATCCTTTCACCACATCTAAAAATTCTGCGGCACGAATATAACGGTCATCATGAGGCGTGGCATCGCCAACTTGACGCTGAATGAATTCAGAACCTCCATTAATGATATTCCACACCAGACGGTTACCTGTTGCACGTTGGTAGGTTGCTGCACTTTGTACGGCGTTATATGGACTAAAGTGATAAGGCTGGAATGCAGTCACAAAATTCAGTCGCTTGGTTTCTCTCGCCAATAGCGAACACACCGTCCAAGGCTCCTCTCCTGTTGGTGCATTGACCATCAAAGCACCTGCGAAACCATTGATTTCTGCTGCGCGCGCCACCTGTGCTAAATAGTCAATATAAGTAAAGTCATCCCCGACTTGATAGTTAGATGTCGCTCCCGTATTTTCCACGCCAGATACCCTTGCCCAATCCCCACGATTTCGAGGATCTCCAGCCAGAAATTCAGCTTCACCATGTAAAGGTAGGCGAGTAAAAAATTCAATTCCCATCATATTTATCCTTATCATTTAAAATCTTGCAGTTAGAGAAACACCAACCTGACGTGGGTTTCCGTAAGTTAAAACATATTGTCCTGCTGGACCATTTGGACGACCATGTACCTGATATTCTTCATTCAGTAAATTCTTCACATAGGTATTAACTTGGTATTTATTATTTGCGCTGTGATAACCAATATTGGCATTCCATAAGGTATAGGCTTTTTGGCTGAGGATTGGATCAACCGAATCGTCTTGGCGATTCACCAAGAAGTATTCACGGTCGCGATAGCTTGCGTCAGTACCCACAACGATACGAGCACCATCATTTAAGTTGAAAGTATATTCACCGCCAATACCGACGGTATATTTAGGTGAACGGACCAGACGATTACCGGTATTGTCAGCATTGACCACATTAGTTACCGGGTTCTTGTCAACAAAGTCAGTGTATTCACTATCTAAATAAGCACCGGCAAAACGTAAACGTAGATTTTCAGTGGCTAAATAATCCAGCTCTAACTCTGCACCTTTCACTTCTGCTTTTGGCCCATTGGCTAAAACTGAA
The DNA window shown above is from Acinetobacter colistiniresistens and carries:
- a CDS encoding SAM-dependent methyltransferase, which produces MDFIIQQSLKLVESGLVPDQAIRAAIRALSKKRLIQEGRYDPEQGAQRYMDVLNMLKQSEIAIETDKANEQHYELPTAFFQAVLGKRLKYSACFFADDITQLNEAEELTLQIYCERAQLHDGQNILELGCGWGSFTLWMAEHYPNAKITAVSNSATQRQHILAEAEKRGLENIKVITCDVNILELKENSFDRVVSVEMFEHVRNYEKLFQKIQLWLKPNGLLWCHIFCHRFLHYPFEIKSEYDWMSRYFFTGGLMPATSTFLHFQTHLELSQHWQWSGTHYEKTANAWLENMDRNAEQLKPLFEQVYTQDADAWWQRWRIFFMACAELFGFEQGQEWVVGHFLFKQKTV
- a CDS encoding SAM-dependent methyltransferase, which encodes MIKTLIFGENDSLPLVLRSLLKLRHGQIHFRGEWNGTVGEISDLEVTIDVHDKALMNLIFKNGVLGAAEGYIHGYWSSNNLVELIQILARNRHVLDQINQNILSQASQLILKAWYKTRKNSLSGSRKNIAEHYDLSNDFFKLFLDSSMMYSSAVYKQTHMTLEQASDYKKELICEKLQLKPMDHVVEIGSGWGGFAIYAAQHYGCKVTTITISQAQYDEANKRIAAAGLSHRVQVELKDYRLLEGKFDKLVSIEMIEAVGEQYLSTYFNQCRSLLKPNGLGLIQAITIEDARYKKALSTVDYIKRYIFPGSFIPCISVLTQAASEQKLRLKHLEDIGLSYAETLHQWRERFLNAKAEVLALGFDEQFIRMWDFYLCYCEGGFKEGVISNVQLLFEASPYSP
- a CDS encoding DUF1365 domain-containing protein; the protein is MLQTPLAIAKAKIRHRRFIPKAHQFEATLSYLYFDPDQITKKLRHSWLCSTAHWNILKLDENDFLKGYTGNLRQRIKKILLQQVDVVLPIQSAIRVLALPRMLGFSFNSVVFYFIFNAQQQLVFILTEITNTPWKERKVYVHDCRERLEAHSGYHGAEFEFQKSFHVSPFMPMDIQYKWRFNFSDIQNVIHMQLYQTQKLIFDATMLFELENITVPSQLDRYAVHYVFEPFKMLASIYVQAFYLWRKKVPFYRHPKKDKDLKQDDKNAYFR
- a CDS encoding NAD(P)/FAD-dependent oxidoreductase; translation: MNIAIVGSGISGMYAAWKLSKKHNVTIFEKENYFGGHTDTHEFRIDQKNLSIDSGFIVFNAYNYPLFSAMIAELGVQAQSSDMSFSVNNQVTGLQYNPSKKWSLLVRPQNFLNKKFRLMLSDLLRFYKENKDISVEESNPELTIDQYLNLHGYSQVFRDEHLYPMCGALWSSPVDQVGNIPYKFVISFFQHHRMLQLKDRPQWQTVKGGSISYIYAIQRHCPTIVWKKNQVKQVIRSHDHISIVTAQAEEQFDWVIFASHADDTLKLLSEPSETEREILGCFDYQDNRMVVHSDTAIMPKSRSQWASWHVHVTPQPQTEQQTLAENVHFGFTYWMNSLQNLNCKTQVFSTLNPNTPIAKDKIYIERHYRHPVFNKNALEAQSRWHELNGKHCSSFCGAYWGWGFHEDGARSAERVVEHLMTMADE
- a CDS encoding acyl-CoA desaturase translates to MLKFFLGWIDSWSNTDRLGSNPVDGPKSTKDTQIQWLRIIPFILLHLACLAVFWVGVSWFAIIFMVIFYVIRMFAITAFFHRYLSHKTFQTSRPIQFIFLLLGTMSAQRGPLWWAAHHRNHHRFTDTEQDPHSSIHGFWYSHIGWFLNAQNFSTRKNLIKDWLKFPEIIWLDRFSLPIVLMTAFAIYLLGEWLAVAHPNLGTSGLQLLVWGFVISTVLLIHATLCINSLAHLYGSRDFDTPDSSRNNLLLSIITLGEGWHNNHHYYAGSTRQGFFWWQIDITYYVLKAMSWLGLIWAIKPVPQRIYAAYKNQKQNLKINVIKIQTKESS
- a CDS encoding lipocalin family protein; translation: MQLGKPTVIFPALIASFGFLGSFASHAEPQTLRAVDKIEVNKYVGKWYEIAHFPMYFQRKCVSNTTANYSINADQTIAVINSCRTKAGETIRSEGVAYPQNAGNSMLKVSFLPSGLRWIPFTKGDYWVLRVDSNYRVALVGGPSHKYLWILSRDPNLDAATYQSYVQTARDYGYDVSKLVRTPQKK
- the msuE gene encoding FMN reductase — protein: MSYSNDKPLNIVAVSGGLNSPSKTESLIQTILDELAQAIEINVRFVKLSEIGPLLGGAIYRSQLPKQVQDDLAAIEAADALIVGTPVYRASFTGLFKHLFDFVEQTALVDVPVLLAASGGSDRHALVLEHQLRPLFSFFQAQTLPIGVYATDRDFTPEYTVKSEALNDRILLAVARALPILQWAPAKGLREQKVKAKSEQANRDLSINKQVEQDSILPSIEVPDLEVAEARLHHKTTVAV
- a CDS encoding LLM class flavin-dependent oxidoreductase, which gives rise to MGIEFFTRLPLHGEAEFLAGDPRNRGDWARVSGVENTGATSNYQVGDDFTYIDYLAQVARAAEINGFAGALMVNAPTGEEPWTVCSLLARETKRLNFVTAFQPYHFSPYNAVQSAATYQRATGNRLVWNIINGGSEFIQRQVGDATPHDDRYIRAAEFLDVVKGYWHNESFHYQGKYYSAEGGGLKYPLNKAELPIICTAGSSEAAREFGAKHADYYLMRAEKPSEIAALIADVRQRAAKYGRDNIKFGLSIDTIARRTEQEALSEAQRYLDEAAEKQRLHASAAHAGLRSARVLSFEKEYADKDGSKNVNDFFIHPNVWSGFGYIGIPPGVALVGSYQQIVERIKEYNSIGIDLFFLAGYPHLEEAYRLGEHVLPHFKNQRQALQRIPEESKYRIA